The following proteins are co-located in the Acidimicrobiia bacterium genome:
- a CDS encoding cation transporter — MKPSVSSESELDHAKLRALVLALAINAAFAAAEATVGFASRSLALVSDAAHNTSDVIALGIALLAVKFSAKPPTRKLTYGFQRTEVLGAQVNSLLLVGAAALIGAEAIRRLFEPPPVPGLVVAVTAAIGVVVNASSAVVVVSGRRIDLNMKAAALNLLADVAFSTVTVISGVAISLWRIYRLDAALALLIALVMCLAAGRILWEVTHVLLEGAPRHIDVTEVEDFIRSQPAVTSVHHVHIWNLSSDNPALSGHVVLSGDVSLHEAQNERNRLSSLLAERFGIRHSTLEVECHPCEEQPSPASKAAE; from the coding sequence ATGAAACCCAGCGTCTCCTCCGAGTCTGAACTAGACCACGCAAAACTCAGAGCTCTTGTCCTCGCACTCGCCATAAACGCTGCCTTCGCTGCAGCAGAAGCAACCGTGGGTTTTGCATCTAGATCACTGGCCCTGGTCTCGGACGCCGCTCACAACACCTCCGACGTGATCGCATTAGGGATTGCCCTCCTGGCCGTAAAATTTTCAGCAAAACCACCTACGCGTAAGCTGACCTACGGCTTTCAGCGCACAGAGGTGCTCGGTGCGCAGGTCAATTCCCTTCTCTTGGTTGGCGCTGCAGCACTCATAGGTGCAGAAGCGATTCGGCGCCTTTTCGAGCCACCCCCAGTTCCAGGTCTAGTCGTTGCTGTAACCGCGGCTATCGGGGTGGTAGTAAATGCCAGCAGTGCCGTGGTAGTAGTGAGTGGTCGGCGGATTGATTTGAATATGAAGGCAGCCGCGCTAAACCTCTTGGCTGACGTAGCCTTTTCAACGGTGACTGTCATCTCCGGTGTCGCAATCTCTCTATGGCGAATCTATAGGCTCGATGCGGCACTCGCATTACTCATTGCGTTAGTTATGTGTCTGGCAGCAGGCCGCATCCTATGGGAGGTTACACACGTGCTCTTGGAGGGAGCACCACGGCATATCGACGTCACGGAGGTCGAAGATTTCATCCGCAGTCAACCGGCTGTCACCTCTGTCCACCACGTTCACATCTGGAACCTCTCGAGTGACAATCCCGCCCTCTCTGGACATGTGGTTTTATCCGGAGATGTGAGCCTTCACGAAGCTCAAAACGAAAGAAACCGGTTGAGTAGTCTGCTTGCCGAGCGGTTTGGAATCCGCCACTCCACCCTGGAGGTAGAGTGCCACCCTTGCGAAGAACAGCCTAGCCCGGCGTCGAAAGCGGCCGAATAG